A single genomic interval of Puntigrus tetrazona isolate hp1 chromosome 1, ASM1883169v1, whole genome shotgun sequence harbors:
- the apela gene encoding apelin receptor early endogenous ligand, giving the protein MRFFHPLYLLLLLLTVLFITSAERQDFLNLRRKYRRHNCPKKRCLPLHSRVPFP; this is encoded by the exons ATGAGATTCTTCCATCCTCTCTATCTCCTTCTGCTGCTGCTCACAGTCCTGTTCATCACCAGCGCCGAGAGACAAG ATTTCCTCAACCTGAGGCGGAAATACCGCAGACACAACTGTCCAAAAAAACGCTGTCTGCCTCTTCACTCCAGAGTGCCATTCCCTTGA